A window of Phycisphaeraceae bacterium genomic DNA:
AGAGCCGATCACAACGAAGTCATCATCGAAGTCACCGATCAGGGCCGCGGCATCGAACCCGAACACCTCCCACGAATCTTCGAACGCTTCTACCGCACCGACCGCTCCCGCAGCCGCGATCGAGGCGGAACCGGACTCGGCCTCTCCATCGTCAAACACGTCGCCGAAGCCCATGGCGGAAGAGTCTCCGTCGACTCCAAACCCGGACAAGGCACCACCTTCAGAGTCCACCTACAAGCCTCGGGAAAACCCCTAATTCCCGCAGAATCACTCACTTAAATGCCGAGTCCTCCACAAACTCGCGTATAGTGAAGAGTTAGGCGCGAACGGACTCGCCCCAAATCACTCGGAGACGGACCATGGCCACCCACCTGCAACGACAACTCGACAAACTCAAAAAAAGCCTCCTCTCCCTCGGAACCCTCGTCGAGGAAGCCGTCGATGGCGGAATCCGCGCCGTCCAGACCCGCGACTACGCCATCGCCCAATCTGTCATCGAAGGCGACATCAAAATCGACCAGCTCGAAATCGACGTCGAAGAAGAGTGCCTCCAGACCCTCGCACTCCACCAGCCCGTCGCATTCGACCTCCGATTCGTCATCGCCGTCCTCAAAATCAACAACGACCTCGAACGCATTGGCGACCTCGCCGTCAACGTCGCCCAGCAAGCCCAGTTCCTCGCCTCCTGCGCCGCCGTCGACCGCATCCCCTTCGACCTCGGCCGCATGAGCGCACTCGTCCAGGAAATGCTCACCAAAAGCCTCGACGCCCTGGTCAACCTCGACCCCTCTCTCGCCCGCGAAGTCCGCGAACTCGATGACAACGTCGATGAAATCCACCGCGAAATGTACGACCGCATCACCGAGTCCATGAAAACCAACCCCGAGCAGATCACCCAGATGATCCACCTCACCAACGTCTCAAGACAACTCGAACGCATGGCCGACCACGCCGTCAACATCGCAAAAGACGTCATCTACATGGCCGAAGGCGACATCGTCCGCCACCGACGACTCACCCGGGAACGTGACTCCGCCTGACTCAGCCCGACGGCACGTCCACAACATCACCAGTTAACGTCATCAACAGCCGCCCCGTCACCGCCGCGCGATCAACCCCCAACAACGCCGCCGCCGCCTCGCAGTACCGCCCCACCTGCGCCGCGTGTCGCTCCAACGCCAACGCTCTACCCGCCTCATCATCCGCCACACGATCCGTCTTGTAATCCACCACCTCCGCCCGCTCTACCCCGCCATCAACCTCCCAAACCACCAGACGATCGATCCGCCCCACCACCAGCGTCCCCTCCGCCGGCGTCCGGGCAAACGGCACCTCCGCCATCACCCGCGCCGCCCCACGCCGACTCAGAACCTCACAAACCGAATCCATCCCCATCGCCCGCCGCGCCTCAGCAACCCATTCACTCACGTCATCACCCGACACATCCAACCCACTCGCCTCCAGCAACGCCCAAGCCGCCTCGTCATCACCCACCCACGCCGGCAACTCGTCATCAACAAACCCGACACCCTCCAGCAGCGCATGCACCGCCTCACCACGCGCCCGCGCCGCCACCCCTCGCCCCCGCTCAAACAACTCCATCAACCGCGCACGCCCATGACTCGAAGCCGCCGACACCGACGCCATTCGCCCCTCCTTCACCTTCGCCCGCAGCGCCCGCCGCAACACACGCTCACCAACGTCCCTCCGCTCAACCCGCTCCGCCCAACCCGCTTCACCGAACTCAACCAGCACCTCACCCTCCTCATCCGGCTCCTCCGGCTCCTCCGGCAGCGCCAGCACCTGACGAATCAGCGAAGCCGCCGAACGATCACCCACCCCAGCCTTGCTCACCCCACCCTTCGCCGTCTTCCGCAACGCCGGCAGCATCACATACAACCCGTGAATCGCCCGCGTCATCGCCACATACAACCCGCACAACCGCTCCCCCAGATCGTCCGCCTCACCATCCCGAATCGCCTGCGCAATCAACGGGTAATAATCACGCAGCTTCTTAGGCGGACGATGCGCAATCTGTACAACCTCACCCGTCTGCGCATCACGCCGAATCGCCGGCCCCGCCCGATGAATCCACTTCTGATCCAAATCCGGCAACACCACCGCATCAAACTCCATCCCCTTCGACCGATGCACCGTCATCACCCGCACCGCCGACTGACTCGGCTCCTCAACCCGCTGCCGACGCACCGACGCCACAAAACGCCCCGGCCGAAGCGCCGCCGGCTCCGGCTCCGCACCCATCTCCAGGTCATACCGCTGCGCCATCACCAGCAACTGCTCCAGCCGCCGCCAACGCCCCTCATCACAAGCCCCCACCAGCCCTCCGATCCACCGCTGCAGCACCGCCCCGAAGCCAGAAGCCAGCAGCGCCCCACGAACACCCGCCCCCCAGCCCGCCAACCCATCATCCGACCCGGGAACCTTCACCACCTCACCCAACGGACTGTTCCGAACATGAAACGCCGCCGCCAGATCACCCGGATGATCCGCAAGCGTCAACGCAGACAACACCGCCTCCACCGCCGGGTCACCCGCGATCGGAATCCCACCCTCACCCGACGCCTCCACACCCAACCCCCTCAGCAACAACAGCAACTCGCCCGCCGTCCGATTACGCGACACCAGCACCGCCACCGAACGCCCCGGCAGCCGATCATGCAAAGCCTTCACCCGCTCCGCCACCTGACGAAGATGATCCGCCCCATGCGCACCCAGCGGGGCGTCCACCTCCTCCTCATACTCACCCGCTCCCGCTCCCCATGACCGCTCCTCATCATCCGCTTCACCCCTCAACGGCTCCGTCCGCTCCACACACGCATAACCAACCCGATCCGAGTGCGCTGCCTCGTGCTCAGGAAACGACCCTTGCCAATCCCGCAGCATCCGCA
This region includes:
- the phoU gene encoding phosphate signaling complex protein PhoU; translation: MATHLQRQLDKLKKSLLSLGTLVEEAVDGGIRAVQTRDYAIAQSVIEGDIKIDQLEIDVEEECLQTLALHQPVAFDLRFVIAVLKINNDLERIGDLAVNVAQQAQFLASCAAVDRIPFDLGRMSALVQEMLTKSLDALVNLDPSLAREVRELDDNVDEIHREMYDRITESMKTNPEQITQMIHLTNVSRQLERMADHAVNIAKDVIYMAEGDIVRHRRLTRERDSA
- a CDS encoding UvrD-helicase domain-containing protein translates to MSRGVIPEHELIRASAGSGKTFSLAQRYLRLLESGAEPGRVLATTFTRAAAGEIRDRVLGWLVKGSSDAAGLAALNENVGVRLGRERVGVLFDGVLGALPRLPIGTIDSTFHRMASAFAFELGLPERPTLLDEQSSLAEDLRGRSIERLLSERERAETLETLIAWLRRLTSGQATRSVTEEIDRIVKELHGVWVETPVAGLWHFGKHGRRLGDEAFVAAVERLRGCRDVLPKTQKGETQKSYLRALSSAVACAESGEWESLLTAGLSPKVWAGETFDRKEIPEALSGALRPVMEHAIAEVAETIDWRTHATALFLSDYDKAWEVMAARRGAVLYSDMTRLLAQGVVGGDERWLEELRFRTDATTDHLLLDEFQDTSRQQWAVLSPIVDEVLASGPAAESGRSVFCVGDTKQAIYGWRGGDVRLFDQMEKRIEDAGGGNRELSKVWRCSPAVLDLVNAVFMNLTSWGGVESDEQVRMLRDWQGSFPEHEAAHSDRVGYACVERTEPLRGEADDEERSWGAGAGEYEEEVDAPLGAHGADHLRQVAERVKALHDRLPGRSVAVLVSRNRTAGELLLLLRGLGVEASGEGGIPIAGDPAVEAVLSALTLADHPGDLAAAFHVRNSPLGEVVKVPGSDDGLAGWGAGVRGALLASGFGAVLQRWIGGLVGACDEGRWRRLEQLLVMAQRYDLEMGAEPEPAALRPGRFVASVRRQRVEEPSQSAVRVMTVHRSKGMEFDAVVLPDLDQKWIHRAGPAIRRDAQTGEVVQIAHRPPKKLRDYYPLIAQAIRDGEADDLGERLCGLYVAMTRAIHGLYVMLPALRKTAKGGVSKAGVGDRSAASLIRQVLALPEEPEEPDEEGEVLVEFGEAGWAERVERRDVGERVLRRALRAKVKEGRMASVSAASSHGRARLMELFERGRGVAARARGEAVHALLEGVGFVDDELPAWVGDDEAAWALLEASGLDVSGDDVSEWVAEARRAMGMDSVCEVLSRRGAARVMAEVPFARTPAEGTLVVGRIDRLVVWEVDGGVERAEVVDYKTDRVADDEAGRALALERHAAQVGRYCEAAAALLGVDRAAVTGRLLMTLTGDVVDVPSG